The following are encoded in a window of Methanococcoides sp. LMO-2 genomic DNA:
- a CDS encoding B12-binding domain-containing protein, whose protein sequence is MVTQDEINAKAKAAVMDFDDEAVEEVCEEAIGAGVDVVSLIQDGLTAGMNEVGDQFEQGTLFLPHVIAASEAMSGGVAVLTPILEKQGAATESKGKIAIGTIEGDIHTIGKDIVATMLKIAGFNIIDLGRDVPVADYVAAVKEHQPIAVGSSALMTTTMVLQMQIEEQLKEAGLRDSVKTMVGGAPVTQDWADRIGADIYAENANDAVVKCKALVE, encoded by the coding sequence ATGGTTACACAGGATGAAATTAACGCAAAAGCAAAAGCTGCAGTCATGGATTTCGATGACGAAGCAGTAGAAGAAGTGTGTGAAGAAGCAATCGGCGCAGGTGTTGACGTCGTATCCCTTATTCAGGATGGTCTTACCGCAGGTATGAATGAAGTCGGTGACCAGTTCGAGCAGGGTACCCTTTTCCTTCCACACGTTATTGCAGCATCCGAAGCAATGAGCGGTGGTGTTGCAGTCCTCACACCTATTCTTGAGAAGCAAGGTGCAGCAACAGAGAGCAAGGGTAAGATCGCAATCGGTACAATCGAGGGTGACATCCACACAATCGGTAAGGATATCGTCGCAACAATGCTCAAGATCGCTGGCTTCAATATCATCGACCTTGGTCGTGATGTACCAGTCGCAGACTACGTCGCAGCAGTCAAAGAACATCAGCCAATTGCAGTTGGTTCTTCCGCACTTATGACCACTACAATGGTCCTTCAGATGCAGATCGAAGAGCAGCTTAAGGAAGCAGGCCTCCGTGACTCTGTAAAGACAATGGTCGGTGGCGCACCTGTTACCCAGGACTGGGCAGACAGGATCGGAGCAGACATCTATGCTGAGAACGCAAACGATGCAGTCGTAAAGTGCAAGGCATTGGTTGAATAA
- a CDS encoding SEC-C metal-binding domain-containing protein: MSNNKFVRNDLCPCGSGIKHKKCCMPRLQFS, from the coding sequence ATGTCAAATAATAAATTTGTTAGAAATGATTTATGTCCTTGTGGTAGTGGTATAAAACATAAAAAATGCTGTATGCCAAGACTTCAGTTCTCCTGA
- a CDS encoding DMT family transporter, with protein MRKDLESIIRNENKNRVKWGFVIGLICSVVWGAGYVALDLMWRVTPFAEWAVFPEGPAGFIIATLCIGSALAFSALIILTVFWLGGTGKIADLPRTVLNFKLSKWYLICASFGGPVAIYGSVLAVGYVGAAFAASIALLCSVVATITAKIWYGENISQKTWLGLAFILVGGIFIVNPIQMLAEIANPASPDGVWLGYLGGMMAAVGFGLEAAVAGRILDVTDADSGLLTRITAEVLLWFVIIVPFFMIIFGPGVIVTAMHAAFTSIPFMVFVVLGTLTLNLAYIFMYKSYPLIGVGRGVSISTLYAAWSIFFLVIFLGIPIGWWILTGAAMAIVGTFVMYWESGDSLLECTRDCNVALDEVKGGK; from the coding sequence ATGAGAAAAGACCTTGAATCGATAATTAGAAATGAAAACAAAAACCGCGTAAAATGGGGCTTTGTAATTGGTCTCATCTGTTCAGTTGTATGGGGTGCCGGATATGTGGCACTGGATCTTATGTGGCGTGTTACACCATTTGCAGAATGGGCTGTATTTCCCGAAGGTCCGGCAGGATTTATTATAGCCACGTTATGCATAGGTTCTGCATTGGCTTTTAGTGCATTGATTATTCTAACTGTATTTTGGCTCGGTGGCACTGGTAAAATTGCTGACCTCCCGAGAACCGTTCTTAATTTTAAGCTTTCTAAATGGTATCTTATCTGTGCGTCATTTGGAGGGCCTGTTGCAATTTATGGAAGTGTTTTAGCAGTAGGTTATGTTGGGGCAGCTTTTGCAGCTTCAATTGCACTTCTTTGTAGTGTGGTTGCAACCATTACTGCGAAAATTTGGTACGGCGAAAATATTTCCCAAAAAACATGGTTGGGACTTGCTTTTATCCTTGTAGGTGGCATATTTATTGTAAACCCGATACAAATGCTGGCGGAAATTGCAAACCCTGCATCTCCTGATGGGGTTTGGCTTGGTTATCTTGGAGGAATGATGGCTGCTGTTGGTTTTGGGCTTGAAGCTGCAGTTGCTGGTCGTATTTTGGATGTGACAGATGCAGATTCTGGTTTACTAACCCGTATAACGGCCGAAGTTTTGCTGTGGTTTGTTATTATTGTACCATTTTTCATGATTATTTTTGGACCTGGTGTTATTGTTACAGCCATGCATGCAGCTTTTACAAGCATACCATTCATGGTATTTGTTGTATTAGGCACACTTACGCTAAATCTTGCATATATTTTCATGTATAAGAGCTATCCACTGATTGGTGTGGGTCGTGGTGTGAGTATTTCCACACTTTATGCAGCCTGGTCAATATTTTTCCTTGTGATATTTTTGGGGATCCCTATAGGGTGGTGGATTCTGACAGGTGCTGCCATGGCAATCGTTGGTACTTTTGTAATGTACTGGGAAAGCGGCGATTCTTTGTTAGAATGTACGCGTGATTGCAATGTTGCACTGGATGAAGTTAAAGGGGGCAAATAA
- a CDS encoding response regulator: MGNGENKSLNGLGCIMKYKKIFIVEDQSSVASMFKLMLEAKGYFVTGIVSKGENVISLLETTNPDLVIMDIWLKGSMDGIEAAMKIRNLSSIPIVFVTADYSIETRKRADLVDYQAYLKKPIRYEHLAHIINSIFDGSVDCIEEENATKPTLCKV; this comes from the coding sequence ATGGGAAATGGTGAGAACAAATCATTAAATGGTTTGGGTTGTATTATGAAATATAAGAAGATATTTATTGTCGAAGATCAATCAAGTGTTGCCTCCATGTTTAAATTAATGCTTGAAGCAAAAGGTTATTTTGTAACTGGCATAGTTTCAAAAGGAGAAAATGTTATTTCGTTGTTGGAAACCACTAACCCTGACCTTGTAATTATGGATATTTGGTTAAAAGGTAGTATGGATGGCATTGAAGCTGCTATGAAAATTCGGAATTTGTCTTCCATTCCCATAGTTTTTGTTACTGCCGACTACTCTATCGAAACGCGCAAAAGAGCAGATTTAGTAGATTATCAGGCCTATCTGAAGAAACCCATTCGATATGAACATTTGGCACATATTATTAATTCTATCTTCGACGGCTCTGTAGATTGCATTGAGGAAGAAAACGCAACAAAACCCACACTTTGCAAAGTATGA
- a CDS encoding HNH endonuclease → MNKMTYKNSIKKQIREGELKVCCRICGEDDPHVIEQHHIEGRANSDVTIPLCKNCHAKITHEQNALKPEFRFRKAPPKNKGGFSMVSIGALLEVAGNILIKNAHEGLDND, encoded by the coding sequence ATGAACAAAATGACTTACAAGAACAGCATTAAGAAGCAGATACGTGAAGGAGAGCTGAAAGTTTGCTGTCGCATTTGTGGAGAGGATGATCCCCATGTGATCGAACAGCACCACATAGAAGGAAGAGCAAATTCAGATGTAACGATACCACTGTGCAAAAATTGCCATGCAAAAATCACCCATGAGCAGAATGCCTTGAAACCAGAATTCAGGTTCCGTAAAGCACCACCTAAGAATAAAGGTGGGTTCAGCATGGTCTCGATTGGAGCCCTCTTGGAAGTGGCAGGCAACATACTGATCAAAAATGCACATGAGGGATTGGACAATGACTAA
- a CDS encoding DMT family transporter yields the protein MRKDLESIIRNENKNRVKWGFVIGLICSVVWGAGYVALDLMWRVTPFAEWAVFPEGPAGFFIATLCIGSAFALSALIILTVFWLGGTGKIADLPRTVLNFKLSKWYLICASFGGPVAIYGSVLAVGYVGAAFAASIALLCSVVATIAAKIWYGENISQKTWVGLAFILVGGIFIVNPIQMLAEIANPASPDGVWLGYLGGMMAAVGFGLEAAVAGRILDVTDADSGLLTRITAEVLLWFVIIVPFFMIIFGPGAIVTAMYAAFTSIPFIALVVLGTLTLNLAYVFMYKSYPLIGVGRGVSISTLYAAWSILFLMIFLGIPIGWWILTGAAMAIVGTFVMYWESGDSLLECTRDCNVALDEVKGGK from the coding sequence ATGAGAAAAGACCTTGAATCGATAATTAGAAATGAAAACAAAAACCGCGTAAAATGGGGCTTTGTAATTGGTCTCATCTGTTCAGTTGTGTGGGGTGCCGGATATGTGGCACTGGATCTTATGTGGCGTGTTACACCATTTGCAGAATGGGCTGTATTTCCCGAAGGTCCGGCAGGATTTTTTATAGCCACGTTATGCATAGGTTCTGCATTTGCCCTTAGTGCATTGATTATTCTAACTGTATTTTGGCTCGGTGGCACTGGTAAAATTGCTGACCTCCCGAGAACCGTTCTTAATTTTAAGCTTTCTAAATGGTATCTTATCTGTGCGTCATTTGGAGGGCCTGTTGCAATTTATGGAAGTGTTTTAGCAGTAGGTTATGTTGGGGCAGCTTTTGCAGCTTCAATTGCACTTCTTTGTAGTGTGGTTGCAACCATTGCTGCGAAAATTTGGTACGGTGAAAATATTTCCCAAAAAACATGGGTGGGACTTGCTTTTATCCTTGTAGGCGGCATATTTATTGTAAACCCGATACAAATGCTGGCAGAAATTGCTAACCCTGCATCTCCTGATGGGGTTTGGCTTGGTTATCTTGGAGGAATGATGGCCGCTGTTGGTTTTGGGCTTGAAGCTGCAGTTGCTGGTCGTATTTTGGATGTGACAGATGCAGATTCTGGTTTACTAACCCGTATAACGGCCGAAGTTTTGCTGTGGTTTGTTATTATTGTACCATTTTTCATGATTATTTTTGGACCTGGTGCTATTGTTACAGCCATGTATGCAGCTTTTACAAGCATACCATTCATAGCATTGGTTGTATTAGGCACACTCACGCTAAATCTTGCATATGTCTTCATGTATAAGAGCTATCCACTGATTGGCGTGGGACGTGGTGTGAGTATTTCCACACTTTATGCAGCCTGGTCAATATTATTCCTGATGATATTTTTGGGGATCCCGATCGGGTGGTGGATTCTGACAGGTGCTGCCATGGCAATCGTTGGTACTTTTGTAATGTACTGGGAAAGCGGTGATTCTTTGCTAGAATGTACGCGTGATTGCAATGTCGCACTGGATGAAGTTAAAGGGGGCAAATAA
- a CDS encoding response regulator → MKKVVIVDDLIDSTILKLMLKLKGYSVLSMAPNVEEVISLVESTPPDLVIMNINLKDTINGLEIAMVIREGYGIPVIFVTADFSKVVRKRVDLVG, encoded by the coding sequence ATGAAGAAAGTTGTTATTGTAGATGATTTGATTGATAGTACGATACTCAAATTGATGCTTAAGTTAAAAGGTTACTCTGTACTGAGTATGGCTCCAAATGTTGAGGAGGTCATTTCTCTAGTAGAATCCACTCCTCCTGATCTTGTAATTATGAATATTAATCTAAAGGATACTATTAATGGCCTTGAAATTGCTATGGTAATCCGTGAGGGGTATGGTATTCCTGTAATTTTCGTTACTGCAGACTTTTCAAAAGTAGTTCGCAAAAGGGTAGATCTAGTAGGCTAG
- the cas1 gene encoding CRISPR-associated endonuclease Cas1 — protein sequence MKMLLLNGHGINMRVDAAKLHIKDGRFSTTEKPQKYVFYPKRIDIDSIVVYGRSGSLSFEAIRWLIKHNVQISILNWDGKLLTTMLPSESTNVKTKFAQYRAYEDETTRIKIAKKFIEAKFDKSQITLDYLKERYPSIDYDFSEETKKLEKAKRVNDALGAEGGVASKYWNEFLKAIPEKYDFESRLNQSGRAIGAGDMANAMLNYGYALLEAECLRAINSVGLDPHVGFLHEMNPSKNSLAYDLQEPFRFLIDLAVLNLIETNGIDKKDFIRTENYSLRLRPSGAKKLTEEINWWFNKRVRYQNKNPMWNYVILLKARELAYYLTGKRKEIDFLKPQYPTKRQDSSNMRQKILSISYSDWKKLGFSKGTLHYMKKNAEADKPFTLNAHVRERLENWNNLIKKV from the coding sequence ATGAAAATGCTACTTCTAAACGGTCATGGAATTAACATGAGGGTTGATGCTGCTAAACTCCATATCAAAGATGGAAGATTTTCAACCACTGAAAAACCGCAAAAGTATGTGTTCTATCCAAAGAGGATAGATATCGATAGTATTGTTGTGTATGGTCGGAGCGGATCATTGAGTTTTGAGGCTATCAGATGGTTGATCAAACATAATGTCCAGATCTCTATACTCAATTGGGATGGCAAGTTATTGACAACAATGCTACCTTCTGAAAGTACCAATGTAAAGACTAAGTTTGCTCAGTATCGTGCCTATGAGGATGAGACGACACGAATCAAAATAGCAAAAAAGTTTATCGAAGCTAAGTTTGATAAGTCTCAGATCACGCTGGATTATCTCAAAGAGCGCTATCCTTCAATTGATTATGATTTCTCTGAAGAAACGAAGAAATTGGAGAAGGCTAAGAGAGTAAACGATGCCCTAGGTGCTGAGGGTGGTGTAGCCTCCAAGTACTGGAATGAATTCTTAAAAGCTATACCTGAGAAATACGATTTTGAATCTCGACTTAACCAGAGCGGGAGAGCCATAGGGGCTGGTGATATGGCAAATGCCATGCTTAACTATGGCTACGCATTGTTAGAGGCAGAGTGTCTGAGGGCCATTAACTCTGTGGGGCTAGATCCTCATGTGGGTTTCTTGCATGAAATGAATCCAAGTAAGAATAGTCTGGCTTATGATCTTCAGGAACCTTTCAGATTCCTTATTGATCTTGCTGTCCTTAACCTGATTGAGACGAATGGCATAGACAAGAAGGACTTCATCAGGACAGAAAATTATTCCTTGAGGCTCAGGCCCAGTGGGGCTAAGAAACTGACTGAAGAGATTAATTGGTGGTTTAACAAACGAGTTAGATATCAAAACAAAAATCCAATGTGGAATTATGTTATTCTCCTGAAAGCTAGAGAACTAGCTTATTATCTAACTGGTAAACGCAAAGAGATTGACTTTTTGAAACCACAATATCCGACAAAACGACAGGATTCAAGCAACATGCGACAGAAGATACTCAGTATATCATATTCGGATTGGAAAAAGCTAGGTTTTTCGAAAGGAACATTGCATTATATGAAGAAAAATGCAGAAGCTGATAAGCCTTTTACTCTTAACGCACATGTTAGGGAAAGGTTGGAGAATTGGAATAATCTTATTAAAAAAGTTTAA
- a CDS encoding DNA polymerase — MTNVAVRTFASRPEVKARNYSLKMDSDISYPRVFVFDTETTIDRYQNLKIGYFQVYQEDFYQQEGVFYDPSMLNEKESRCIVDYASKHNIELYTLKEFVEDVFYPEVYKLRSLCIGYNLAFDISRLAHACNPSRKWSKGGFTFTLSKKKANPQIIIRKMGDANTFKFTTTKENRKNDYFPGDFLDVQRLAEVLLESDHISLAKACERLGTRTRKIADIEYGDVTEDLIEYLITDVRATYEVYLKLMQELKLYSIPVPPTRIYSAASMGKYALASLGVVPFRVQNPEFPPEIVGNIMASYYGGRCECMVRKKTRKTTVLDFTSMYPTLVLEMDLWKYIIADSIETHDVTDEVKEMLPNINHSYLQDSNKWKDFVVLVKMVPCGDILPVRMDYKKEGMLNVAQNYLSIESEMWYTLPDVIASCLVTGKEPEIKEAVRFVPKGVQNDLVKSTIFGTEIDPAKDNLIKFLVEERQRVKEQIKKMEKANPQYKQLEDRSRAIKILVNAMCYGIFIELNPENEKSSFNVYGLAETIASNSYFERPGRYFNPLIATMITAGSRLFLTMAETHLKKSGRSHIYMDTDSIFVPPETADDLINHFQPLSPYDTKIPLLKKEWNNVLFYGISSKRYSLYTLNEDRIELAGMGEDRSYKLHGLGHLANPFPNENDDWHAEVWYDILRLHHEKTALEEIVEKYGMLYSLSKFTVSTPEILDYFKTVNKLRPWKKRIKPFNFAYTGFQTILEGNMPVKPLVPYTSDSQTVVYGKFIDLYTGKVKEGMKYFKPLSKTIIQYVDHREVKFNCVTGMLERKQILADGIMPIGKETNKIDEQILDGRQPQVFLSNDEREKILDKLLEFPQKTAEKLGVNRGTLAKIKRKIRKNRSKFRMDTKATKKLVQYLYWNNVNE, encoded by the coding sequence ATGACTAATGTAGCTGTCAGGACCTTTGCCTCAAGACCAGAAGTAAAGGCCCGAAACTATTCATTGAAGATGGATTCAGATATAAGCTATCCACGAGTCTTTGTTTTTGATACAGAGACAACGATTGATAGGTATCAGAATCTAAAGATTGGATACTTCCAGGTATATCAGGAGGATTTTTACCAGCAGGAGGGGGTTTTCTATGACCCCTCTATGCTCAACGAGAAGGAATCGAGATGTATTGTGGACTATGCATCAAAACATAATATTGAACTGTACACCTTAAAAGAGTTCGTGGAAGATGTATTTTATCCTGAAGTTTATAAGCTCAGGAGTCTGTGTATTGGCTATAATCTGGCATTTGATATCAGCAGACTTGCTCATGCTTGCAATCCATCTAGGAAGTGGTCAAAGGGTGGGTTTACATTCACCCTCTCCAAGAAGAAGGCAAATCCCCAGATAATTATCCGTAAGATGGGGGATGCAAATACCTTCAAGTTCACTACCACTAAGGAAAACAGGAAAAATGACTATTTTCCAGGTGATTTCTTGGATGTGCAAAGGTTAGCAGAAGTGCTACTCGAATCGGATCATATTTCACTCGCAAAGGCCTGTGAAAGATTGGGGACAAGAACGAGGAAAATAGCTGACATTGAATATGGAGATGTCACTGAAGACTTGATCGAATACCTCATTACTGACGTACGTGCAACTTATGAGGTCTACCTGAAATTGATGCAAGAACTGAAACTGTACAGCATACCCGTTCCGCCTACACGGATATACAGTGCTGCCTCAATGGGAAAGTATGCATTGGCAAGTCTTGGTGTAGTTCCATTCAGGGTACAAAACCCTGAATTTCCTCCTGAGATCGTTGGAAACATCATGGCTTCCTATTATGGTGGTAGATGTGAATGCATGGTCAGAAAAAAGACCAGGAAGACGACAGTTCTCGACTTTACGAGCATGTACCCAACTCTGGTACTTGAGATGGATCTCTGGAAATACATCATTGCAGATTCGATTGAAACACATGATGTTACTGATGAAGTTAAGGAGATGCTTCCAAACATCAATCATTCATATCTGCAGGATAGCAACAAATGGAAAGATTTCGTTGTTCTTGTGAAGATGGTTCCATGTGGAGATATCCTGCCAGTGAGAATGGATTACAAGAAAGAAGGGATGCTCAATGTGGCTCAGAACTATCTATCAATAGAATCTGAAATGTGGTATACTCTGCCTGATGTCATTGCTTCATGTCTGGTGACCGGTAAAGAACCAGAGATTAAAGAAGCTGTACGATTTGTGCCAAAGGGAGTACAAAATGATTTGGTTAAGTCTACCATCTTTGGAACTGAGATCGATCCGGCTAAGGACAATCTCATAAAATTTCTGGTGGAGGAAAGGCAGAGAGTTAAAGAGCAGATCAAAAAGATGGAGAAGGCAAATCCTCAATACAAACAGTTGGAGGACAGGAGCCGTGCGATTAAGATTCTTGTCAATGCCATGTGTTATGGGATTTTTATAGAACTTAATCCTGAAAATGAGAAGAGCAGTTTCAATGTTTATGGCCTTGCTGAGACCATTGCTTCAAACAGCTATTTCGAGAGACCGGGCAGATATTTCAATCCACTCATTGCAACAATGATCACGGCGGGTAGCAGACTGTTTCTGACCATGGCTGAAACACATCTGAAAAAGTCAGGACGCAGTCATATCTATATGGACACTGACAGCATCTTTGTACCACCAGAAACCGCTGATGATCTGATTAATCATTTCCAGCCCTTAAGTCCGTATGACACCAAGATCCCATTGCTCAAGAAAGAATGGAATAATGTTCTGTTTTATGGGATCAGTAGTAAACGGTATTCCCTTTACACGCTGAATGAGGACAGGATTGAACTTGCAGGAATGGGTGAAGACAGGTCATACAAACTTCATGGTCTTGGCCATCTTGCCAATCCATTTCCCAATGAGAATGATGACTGGCATGCAGAAGTATGGTATGATATACTCCGCTTACATCATGAGAAGACTGCATTGGAAGAGATAGTAGAGAAGTACGGTATGCTCTATTCACTATCCAAGTTTACTGTGAGCACTCCTGAGATCCTGGATTATTTCAAAACCGTTAATAAGTTGAGACCCTGGAAAAAAAGGATAAAGCCATTCAACTTTGCGTATACAGGATTCCAGACAATTCTGGAAGGGAATATGCCTGTGAAACCTCTGGTACCTTATACCAGCGATTCACAAACGGTAGTTTACGGTAAGTTTATCGACCTCTATACAGGCAAGGTCAAAGAAGGCATGAAATACTTCAAACCTTTGAGCAAGACCATAATCCAGTATGTAGACCATCGGGAGGTAAAGTTCAACTGTGTCACTGGTATGCTGGAAAGAAAGCAGATACTTGCCGATGGAATCATGCCCATTGGAAAAGAGACAAACAAGATAGATGAGCAGATATTGGATGGCAGGCAACCACAGGTATTCCTTAGTAATGATGAAAGGGAGAAGATCCTCGATAAGTTGCTGGAATTTCCTCAGAAAACTGCTGAAAAGCTGGGTGTTAACAGAGGGACCTTGGCAAAAATCAAACGAAAAATACGTAAGAACAGGTCTAAATTCAGGATGGATACTAAAGCTACTAAGAAACTGGTGCAGTATCTGTACTGGAACAATGTAAACGAGTGA
- a CDS encoding B12-binding domain-containing protein codes for MNENEIYEQLKNAVLNIDEESSKAAVEAGLHEGLDPMSMIENGFAKGMVIVGDEFEAGRRFLPQLMMSAALMTESIEQLKESIEGEVTQETQGTIVIGTVEGDVHDIGKNIVKIFLGGNGFKLYDLGRDVLLHKFIEKAEEVNADIISTSALMTSTMQSQATLEEMLKEKGLKGKIKTMIGGAPITERWMKKIGADGCAENASEAVKVARQLMEQ; via the coding sequence ATGAATGAAAATGAAATATATGAACAGCTGAAAAATGCAGTATTGAACATTGACGAAGAGTCTTCTAAAGCTGCGGTAGAGGCAGGCTTACATGAAGGACTGGACCCAATGAGCATGATTGAGAATGGGTTTGCTAAAGGAATGGTTATAGTGGGAGATGAATTCGAAGCTGGTAGGCGTTTTCTTCCGCAGTTGATGATGTCTGCGGCTTTGATGACTGAATCGATAGAACAACTTAAAGAGAGCATTGAAGGCGAAGTGACACAAGAAACTCAGGGGACAATTGTAATAGGGACCGTGGAAGGAGATGTGCATGACATCGGCAAGAACATTGTAAAGATATTCCTGGGCGGAAATGGCTTTAAGCTGTATGATTTAGGGCGAGACGTACTGCTACATAAGTTCATAGAGAAAGCAGAAGAGGTGAACGCAGATATTATTTCAACTTCTGCCCTGATGACATCTACCATGCAGAGTCAGGCTACACTGGAAGAAATGTTGAAAGAAAAAGGACTGAAAGGTAAGATCAAGACAATGATAGGCGGGGCCCCTATAACAGAACGTTGGATGAAAAAAATAGGTGCAGATGGCTGTGCAGAAAATGCTAGTGAGGCGGTAAAAGTAGCCCGTCAGTTAATGGAACAATAA
- a CDS encoding monomethylamine:corrinoid methyltransferase: MNNMYLRKQQALDKRQKRTRGEHETLIYETSLELVDAYDIFYDEGELISSNFHMADRIYNAAIELLEHVGVLFDDEDRVLELNRNEIISAIRNKKRSFKIGEGIDATTLHFRDVLDNQMPLIMGGPNSSPISFEMFVPIHRSYAKIGMLDSIAPGIIHEFPNSMLIKPFYELYSVHEAASNLKQACNLEGRSGLCCVSPPFVEDIRASISIANSNSMGTGDFQEFYPRPDLTATNDEIVRAVHYKMVGLNYLCTHSVIMGGMTSASAGQFAIELVAEAIKSNVLYSGIFFKNPTNVQLPTSTTLNTLWASFMSSIALSRNIHIPYGNVIRNSAGPCTKMSFYETAVQTIGSVVCGDDIVAGPILNNGSMVDHAAGLESQFMAEIAELATTLSLEDANLLCLQLFSKYKNKIKKVDTGKTFSECYDITTLEPSAEYRTKYDEVIKEIYGILTDGIV, encoded by the coding sequence ATGAATAATATGTATCTCAGAAAGCAGCAAGCACTCGATAAAAGGCAAAAACGGACTAGAGGTGAACATGAGACTCTAATATATGAAACCTCTTTGGAATTGGTTGATGCATATGACATCTTTTATGACGAGGGGGAATTAATTTCCTCTAATTTTCATATGGCAGACCGAATTTATAATGCCGCAATTGAGCTCTTAGAGCATGTAGGAGTTCTTTTTGATGATGAAGATAGAGTGCTTGAGTTGAATAGAAACGAGATTATAAGTGCCATTCGAAATAAAAAACGTTCATTCAAAATTGGTGAAGGAATAGATGCAACAACTCTACATTTCAGAGATGTCCTTGATAATCAAATGCCACTAATAATGGGTGGACCAAATAGTAGTCCTATATCCTTTGAGATGTTTGTTCCAATTCATCGTTCGTATGCAAAAATAGGCATGCTTGATTCAATTGCTCCGGGTATCATTCATGAATTTCCGAATTCAATGTTGATAAAGCCCTTTTACGAACTTTACTCTGTGCATGAAGCGGCAAGTAATCTGAAGCAAGCATGTAATCTGGAGGGTAGATCTGGTTTATGTTGTGTAAGTCCTCCTTTTGTTGAAGATATCAGAGCTTCAATATCCATTGCCAATTCTAATTCTATGGGTACGGGAGATTTCCAGGAATTCTATCCAAGGCCTGATTTGACCGCAACTAATGACGAAATTGTAAGGGCAGTTCATTATAAGATGGTGGGGTTAAATTATCTATGTACGCATTCGGTGATCATGGGAGGGATGACCAGTGCTAGTGCAGGGCAGTTTGCAATCGAATTGGTTGCAGAAGCTATAAAATCAAATGTTCTTTACTCGGGAATTTTTTTCAAAAATCCAACTAATGTTCAATTACCGACCTCTACAACTCTGAATACTTTATGGGCATCTTTTATGTCTTCAATCGCACTTTCCAGAAATATTCATATTCCCTACGGGAACGTTATCCGCAATTCAGCAGGTCCCTGCACAAAAATGTCATTTTATGAGACCGCCGTTCAAACAATAGGAAGCGTCGTTTGTGGAGATGATATAGTTGCAGGCCCTATTTTGAATAATGGTAGTATGGTAGACCATGCAGCAGGTCTGGAGTCGCAGTTTATGGCAGAGATTGCCGAATTGGCAACGACATTATCGCTAGAGGACGCAAACCTTCTTTGCCTACAACTATTCAGCAAATACAAGAATAAAATCAAAAAGGTCGATACTGGCAAGACTTTTAGCGAGTGTTACGACATTACGACACTTGAGCCTTCGGCGGAATATCGCACAAAATATGATGAGGTAATAAAGGAAATATATGGAATTCTGACCGATGGAATCGTATGA